The sequence atttatgccaaagagtgtcctgcctatgttttcctctaagagttttatagtatctagtcttacatttaggtttttaatccactttaaatcatttctatgttccttataatacctaatacagtaTAAATGCAAtgcaaatagttgtaaatacaatgtcaatctatgtaaatagttgctggcatgTAGCAAAttcaatttttgctttttggaactttctggaattttttcaaatattttagatttgCAGTTTGTTGTATCCACAATGCAGAACTCGTGGTCACAGAGGGCCAACCGTAGATGGAAACACTACTGTGGGTTGTGCACAGGGATCTCACCTCTAACCTTCTATTCTCTAGTAAATTTCCTCAGCTCTACCAGGCTTGGTTGCTCATGAGGAGTTTCCTTAGATATTTCAAAACTCATTGGAATTTACCTCTTATTCCAGACATGGCTAGTAATAAAAAAGCTTTCTTTGAGAGGTTTTTATGTCCTAATTACAGTATAGAGAAAGTAGTATTCTCAGCTCTGACATCAATACATCCCTtgagggggaggggcacagagtgagGGTTGGTGATGATGTAAGGCCGAGCATTATGcaatcagaaaattttaagaaacagttAACTCATTAAACTCTTCTTCTCAAATAGTTATAGCTGCAGTTTGATAGAATGTAAGCTGAAGGttttggaaatttaaaagcaTATAAGATTCTATGCCTTGTGAAATCTGTATGTCATCACCTACCTAATCCTATTGCTCACAGATCAGTAATCACTTCTTTGAGAATTCCAATCCAGCTTACATTGCTCCAACGACATTTTGAAAGTTCAAAGTTAGAACATCAACATTGTGCATTCAATATTGTAAGGGGGAAATAATTACCCATTTGCTACATATTTGTTAGTTGTCTGTTTTGTACTATGAGTTGGAGAGATGAGAAATAGATTCACTCATAAAGGGCTTCAATTTAACAGAGGAAAAAACtcacatatatgaaaatattagtGGACAAATAATATGTATcattatacttcatttaattaaaaagtataatGTAATGTAAGCTAATATAATAAAGTGCTAACTTTTTGTTGCAGCTATAAACAGAAAAGTGGTTTGGATTTACTGATATAAGCTGTCATTGATCAGGGTCTCATGTACCAGGGAGTAAtgcctacatacacacacacatatatgatagGTGTGTTTCCAAACTTCTGTGATACtaaaaatcacctggggaattGATTTCATAATAGGCCTTCTCTAGACCTAATGAAATGAACTCTCCAGAGCAGGAGCTTGAGAAtctgtctttttaacaaatgactCAATTGTTTCAGTTCAGGCAGGTTTAGAAAACACTGcagtcctcacaacaatcccatgaaaatattcttcttcttttatcgTTGAGAAACTAAGGTTCGAGAGATTAATTAACTCCTCAAAGGACTCCCAAGTTAGAATACAACAATCTGACTTCCAAAACTTTTGGTCTTTTCACTGCACTAAGCTTTCTTTGTTCTCTGAGAAAATGATCAGGTTGGATGTGTAAACATGGAATTAAAATACTTATTATAGGGAAATTCATTTCTACTGCTGCTTAAAAACAACATTACAGTCTGCTTTAAAGTGctaaggaaaagaatattgaGCCCTTGAAATAAGAAAGTCTTTGTCAAAGATAGATAGAAAATTAAGATTTATGGGAATGCTGAAGCTTTTTGTGTTCCAGGGAAAAGTTGTGCACACATTTGAACAAGAAATGAGATAACCTATAGCTTTGAAGGGCTAAAGAAAAGGACCAGTACGTGTGGAGAAGAAGACTCCAGACTAAAGAAAGTAAAGTTGTTCTGACGTAAAACATAGGTTGCCACAACTTTGTCTTATAACTTTCTAACCAAATGGCAAGACTCTGTGGTATACAAATGCAAGAAAGATGACAGGTGATGCAGGAATGGTGTCGGCAGAAAGATGTACAGAAAAACCCAGTCTCTAGCCAGGAAGAAAGCTAAAATATGAGTTGATGTCCTTAACCCCAAGGGAAACCAGAGCCCAGCTGTAAAGTAGCCTAAAACCTTTAGAAAGTTGGTGACAGCCCAGGGGCTACTCTACCTAGGGAGTCTTTTAATGGATTTCAGGAAATCCATTGAAATAGCATCTTGAAATAACATCTACAGTTTTGTCTGAATGTATGTATTCTGAGAAAGTCTACTGCTTTCATGGGTTTCTCATTAAAGTCTATAGCACAGAAAGAGGTCAAGTGAATAGAAAGaccatatttttaattaactcaAACAGAATgttaagaaggggaaaaaaaatagtagatgGTCTTGAAGCCCTCGCAAACCATATAAGCATCAGGGAAGTCTAGGGGATTCAGGTCAGGGGTGTACTTAAGAACTGGCTGTCCACTGGGAGGAAGCCCTGATTTATAGTACTTGTTGATTGCTGTGATGTAAATACTCCCATGTGGCCAGTTTCCAGCTGCCAATGAGATGTAACCTAACTTTCAAAATTCCTGAAAAGTTAACAATCAGCTTTCACAACACTGCAGGAGCCGTATCCAGTAGCCTTCTGATTCAAGGTGAGTTCATTCTTCTCAAGTCTGGAGAAAACTAAAACTCGGTCAAGTTGTTAATGAAAATAGTCGAGcctaattttatacacattttatgttagcattttataaatatttctttaaacagaagtttttaaaaagcttttttgaAATGTTTAACCAAGTTTAAAAGATAAGATTCAGTGAATAAAGCCAAagttttctctaattgttttgaTGAGATTAATTTCAGTAGGAAAATTAATTGAATAAAAAAGGATGCTATAATTACCAGGAAGAAACTGGGTCCCTTCTTGTCTTGGTCCACTTGGGCTGCTATTTCAAAACAACACTGATGggtgggtagcttataaacagcaAATGTTTTttgctcacagtctggaggctggaagtccaagatcagggtgccagcaagGCCAGGTTCAAGTGAGGCCCTCTTCTAAGGTTGCaaacttctcattgtgtcctcacaaggTGAAAGGGCTAGAgagctctctgggcctcttttataagggtgctaatcccattcatgaggactccatactcatgatctaatcacctcccaatcCCCACCCTAACACCAAATACCATTGAAGttggggggttaggatttcaatgtatgaattttgagaggacacaaacattcagaccatagcacttctagagcagtagttctcaaattaTGGATTCTGGACAAGCAGCATCAACATTACCtgaaaacttgttagaaatgaaattCTCAGGCCCCCCACACCAGattgctgaatcagaaactctgagagtGGGACCCAGCAACCTGTGTTTTAACAGGTCCTCCACCAATTTGATGTACTATTAGATTTGTTTCAATTTGCTTTAAATTTGgggattatgtttttctttttctttgttcttttaatttataaGATATTTACTTGATTCGAAAACAAGGGACACTCAGAGATATCTAGCCATTTGTGGCTCCTCTGTTCCAGTATTTTAGTATAAGCAGGTATGTGTGCATATTGGTATAACCCCTCATTTTTTACACAAAAGGTAGCATACATTGTTCTGTACCTGTTTTTTTCACCAAATACTTTGCCCTGGAGATAACATCACATCAGCATATAGAGAACccccttcattcattcctttctaCAGCTGCTTAAGTGCCACATTATGTAGATAGACTACAGTTTGTTAGTCTTCTATTAATAGATATTTGGCTTTTTCCAGGGTTTCATTCTAACAGATGATGCCAGAATGAATAGACTTGTGCATataccattttgtatttttagcaGTGTACCTGTGGAAATGTCAATATTCTTAGAAGAAGGATAGCTgggtcaaaagttaaatacatatgtaattttGGTATTTTGATTGCTGAACACCCCTAAAAATGTTGTACCATTTTGAATTTCTAAAGGCAGTATATGAGAGTGCTTATTTCCCCACAGCCTTACCAAGACATATATTGGtatatcttcattttttcccATCTGACAGGTGAGTAATGGTTCTTCAATGTGGTGTTATTTACAGTTCTCTTATTGTAAGAGGTTAAGGGTCAAGTTTACATTCACATTTTCGTTTTCTATGAACTGTCTCTTCTTATCTCTAgctcattttttctgtttttctgttttttgaggggtggccaaaaaatttaatgtaatttaatttaccAAACTTTTTCCTATTGCTTATACATACTAAGTAGGAATATTTTTCCTACTCCCAGTTTGTAGAGaaattcatctatattttcttatAGTCACTATTTGTACCCAGAATTTTAAACATGTTTCTGAAGAGATTCTTATGTCCACTGAAGTACCAGTTTACAAATGCAAGTTTTATAAACTGATGTCAAACATTGCAGTTATTTACATGAGAAACATTTAATAATCTGTCATTTCGtgcttttttaaattcttctaaatGATGTCAACCTGAAGTCTTCTTGCCTGCACGATAAAATGTTCCATTAGTAAAACAGAAAAGATTATTTCTGGAGTAATGTGTATTCTTTGTGAAGAAACATATTTAATTATTGAAAACTTTACCTTTCTAAGAGAAGACAACATAAACCATTACGATGCAGCCCACAATCCAGCCAATCAAGAGAAGAATAGGGACCAGAAGGTGTGAAAATGTAGTCGTTGCTGGAAAAAATAAGAGGAAGCAGATCAGGTAGGTCATGTTGGTATTAAATCTTCTGAATCAAAAGGATAAGAGGAAGTCTGATATAATATCAAGGGAAAAATACACTCTCTAATCACATCCATAcaagattattattttcttttctacaaaGGGACTTGTGACTCAGCTGGGTATTTGGAATAGAAGACCTGTGTTCAAACCATAGGCCTTCCTTTTAcagttatgtgaccttggacaatccTGAGCTTGAACTTCCCTATTTGTAAGATACAGAGAATGAAACTTGTGATATACACCTCctggagttgttgtgaggatcaaatggcATCACGTGTTTACAAAGGCTTTGTAAACTCTAATTactgtgtgggtgtgggtgtagtATATACAGAACAGATTCATGCATTTGTTCAATAACACAAAGACCAGCTGTTTACATAGAAACACTGGAAAGTGACTGAGGTAATTCTTACTAAACTAGTCATAACATAGGGAAAGGTGTTGAAAATCATTCTTAGACTTGATAGCTGCCTTTATCATAGGAAAAGGAAAGCATGATACCTTATGTAATCATTGAGAaaagatattctatttttttaacggGCTCAATACGGCAACCTACACTGATCCAACACACGcgtaaaagacaaaagtataataattcctcttgtgtctcctatTTGTACCCTTACCTGTAAAACAGCAACTTAtaaaagtatctttttttaatagtcacCGCATCTCAATCTTGTTACAACCAACACACCACACAAAATGATTCAAAACAGCACAGAAACACATAGTATAGAATTAATGTCCCTGTGTTAAAGCCTCAGATATGTTCCTAATTGAAAAACACAGATTTTATGCCATTAGCTAACAAAGAAAATGCATATTCTTAGCAATTGCATTCCTATTACAATTTCCATCACTCTAAAAGTGAAGTTTTTTAAGTGCTATTAAAATCATCAGGAAATGAGACACTTCTAAAATTAGAAGACACTCATAACAgcaaatattctgaaattaaaatggatttttatagTTTAAATCTATTTTTCCAAAAGTTTTGGAGTCTCTCAACTCTCACAAGTTCAGCAGCTTTCCTTGCTTGTCCATCTcactgtgaccttgaacaaagcGTTAACCTCTAAATGAAAAAAACCCTTTCTTTCTCGTTACCTGCCATGTGGTATTGCTTTAAGGATAAAGGAAACTTTATGATATGTTCTTTACTCTCATTTGGATGAAAGCCTTTTTATGAATTAAGGTAGCATTACAGTGGAAGTACGTAGTAATTTCTTGAACTCCTATATTGATTTAGTATTTTTCCCAATTTCAAAGAACTtataaatgctcaattaaaatattggaattaacttttaagtattttatacaAGCATATTTTAATACAGTTCtgaaatttacatataataaagcaCTAAAAGTGTATCTCATTACTTATTATTCTTTGTAAAACAATACAATTGACTGTGCATTTAAATACTCAAAGTATACCTGCATTTGTGTTCTGTTAACAGTagtgttttaagttttattataatCTGTAGCATTGGTTTGAAATAGGAATATTTAGGAACACAACATACTCTGCATACGTCACACTAGTAACACAAATAAGCACAAAACCTCTTTTTAAATATGAACAGTAATTCCAAAATTCTTCTCTCCGGGTTTAAAACCTGGTGCCACCACGCTCTTAtatgtgacctcaagcaagttacTAAACtttgctgtgcctcagtttccttatctataaaacggGAATGATGATAACACTTCATATCTCATGAGATTGTTGTCAGGATTAAAAGCATCAATTCCCATAGGCATTTGAAAACTTACTtggacactatatatatatatatatattcagcccattttatcatttattacagtcaatcatttttcttaaaaataaaaaccatttaaaaaacagaaaaaaagacattcagaTGTGAAGCATACTaagcctattttatttatttttgtttcagagtCAGAAAACACACTCAGAAAGTTAGAGGGATTTCCCCCAAACTCACATGGCCATTTAGTAGCAGATCTGACACAATTCAAATGTCCTTAATGCTAGCCCAGCACACCACAACGCCTCAAATCCAGTACAACACTGGAGAATAACTGGCCTCTAACTCATCTTTCAAAACAAGCATGAACAAATTAAGCTCTTTTGTTTATCTGATCCTTTCGAAATTATTCACGTAACGTATAGACATGGTCCATAAATTGCGTATCTAATGCACTTTTTCAGCCACACTAACATATACGGTTAATGATCCTTTAGCAGAGATACCACACTCTTCAGAATagctaagaaacagaaaatattgtgaaacagaaaataaaccagGGAGCCTGGGGCCTTTTTTGCCAAGAGAGTTGGACGTCTTAAATCTTACCTTTTTCAGCCATTCTTCCTGTTGTGGGGTGGGCTGGTCAGGGCCACGCTTACCTCTTTGTTATTGTTATCCAGCATCTCTTTGAACTTTAAATAGACATCTGAAGAGTGTGACAGctgcctgactcctggctgcCAATTGTCTGGGTGATGTAAGACAGTGGAAAGCAGAACTCCTCTGTCGCTTTCTTTATCCTGTTACTGTGGAGGAAACAAGGGG is a genomic window of Delphinus delphis chromosome 4, mDelDel1.2, whole genome shotgun sequence containing:
- the STRIT1 gene encoding sarcoplasmic/endoplasmic reticulum calcium ATPase regulator DWORF is translated as MAEKATTTFSHLLVPILLLIGWIVGCIVMVYVVFS